The Stenotrophomonas sp. ASS1 genome segment AAGTTCTCGGCACGGCCAACCAGCAGCACGTCGCCGCCCGCGCGGTCGATGGCTGCACGGGCAGCGCGCAGACGTTCCACCGCCTGATCGATCGGACGCAGCGGTGCATCGGCGACGCCGCTGGCATCCTCGATCGACAACGCCGCGATGCCGGTGTCGATCGCCGCGGCCACCGCCTCCTGCACCTTCTGCGGCGTATCACCGAAACCATCGCCGAAATCGGCGTTCAACGGCAGCGGCGTCGCTGCCGCCATCAGGCGCAGATGCTCCAGCGTGGCCTGCAGCGAAACCGCTCCGTCCGGCCGCCCTTCGCTCCAGGCACAGCCGGCACTGGTCGTGGCCAGTGCCTGGAAGCCCTGCCGCTGCAGGTAGCGGGCACTGCCCACGTCCCACGGATTGGGCAGTACGAAGCACCCAGCTGCATGCAGCTGGCGGAAGGCCGCGCGCTTGCGTTGGGTATCGGCATCGGGCGAGGTCATGGCGAGCTCCGGGGCGAAAGACCTGCACCCTAGCCCGCCCCGCAGCCGCGCTCAATGACGACCAGGTCGAACCTGCATGAGGTGATGCCGCCTGCTTATTGGACGCTGTGGATGCAGGTGCCCGAGCGTGCTTGCCTGCCCACACGATGCCGCCACGGAGCCCTCCATGCACCCGGACCCGCTGACCTTGATCGACGCCGGCGACGATGACGCCCACTGGGCCGACCTGCTTTCGCCCACACGCCGCCGCCTGATCGCATCAGCCGGTCTGGCCGCCGGCGGCCTGGCCAGTGCCTCGACCGCCGCCGCAGCCCCGCGCGGCGAAAGCACGGTGAACACCACCGAACCCGGGCGCCCCGGCTTCCGTGCCATCGTCCCGCCGCCGGTGAAGGGCAGCAGCCCCTGGGGCCAGGTCACCGCCAGCGAACCGACCCCGCGCCCGGCCAGCGTGCGTCCCGGGGAGGCCACCCTGCCCGCGACCCCACGTGCCTACACCGACATCAAGAGCTATCACGCGCATATCTACTTCGACGAGGACAGCTTCGAGAAAGCTGCGCTGCTGCGGCGCTGGGCGGCCGAGCGCTTCCCGGTGGAGCTGGGCAACTGGAACCTGGAACCACGCGGACCGCACGTCACCCCGTCGTTCTATTTCGGCTTCACCAACGACCTGCTGCCGGTGCTGGTGCCCTGGCTGCAGCTCAACAGCCTGGGCCTGACCATCCTGATCCACCCCAATACCGGTGATGGCCGCGCCGACCATCTGTATTACGCGTTGTGGGTGAACCGCGCGCAGCCGGTGAACGCCTACAACTGGCCGGCACCGAAGCCGGGGGAACGGGAGCCCTTGGAGGAGGTGTTCCCGAACGTGGTGCCGACGGTGCCGCTGGAGACGTGAGCGGGTGCGTGGCGGGGGCGGTGGGTGGCGTGCAGCGCACCCTGGGCTGCCCCTCGGTGGGTGCGTAGCCTGCTGCGCACCGAACTTCCTTCATCCACGCATGGCGTGGATCTACCGCATCACAGCCCGTTGCGGCATCGGTCATCGCCCGGCCTGCCGCCATCGTCGGCCTACGTGCACGCATCCCCCAGCTGCACGGCGTTCAGCGCGCCTTGATCCAGCGCCCGCCATACGGCCGCAAGCCCTCCGGGGAATTTCAAACAATCGATTGAAACGCTGCAAACTTCGCCGAACTGGACAGCATCCGCCGGTTCCGCCAGACTGCCGCCCTTTCCCGTCTTCCGGATCCCATGGCGAAGCTGCTGGTCCTGCACGGCCCCAACCTCAACCTGCTCGGCACCCGCGAGCCGGAGGTCTACGGCCACACCACGCTGGCCGACATCGACCAGGCGCTGGCCGCCCAGGCCTCGGCTGCCGGGCACGCGGTGGAGAGCCTGCAGTCCAATGCCGAGCACGTGCTGGTGGACCGCGTGCAGGCCGCACGCGACGACGGAACCGCTTTCATCCTGATCAACCCCGCCGCCTTCACCCACACCTCGGTCGCCCTGCGCGATGCGCTGGCGGCGGTGGCGGTGCCGTTCATCGAGATCCACCTGTCCAACCCGCATACCCGCGAACCGTTCCGCCAGCACAGCTACTTCAGTGACAAGGCCGTGGGCGTGGTCTGCGGTTTCGGCGCCGACAGCTACCGCTACGCGATGGACGCGGCGCTGCTGCGCGTGCAGGCGGCCCGCGCGTGAAGATGCTCCCAAGAGTGCTTGCCTGCATCGTGCTGTGGGCCGGCGTGTGCGGCGCCAGCATCGCCGCCGAGCGCGCGGCCGCTGGCATTGACTGCGCGCAGGCGACCGGCGGCTACGAGCGCGACATGTGCGATTCCGATCGCCTGGATGACGCCGACAGCGCATTGAACGCCGTTTACGTCCAGGCGCGCGGCGAACTGAAGGCGCAGGCCGCCGATGGCAGCTGCAGCCGCTGCGCAGCGGCCGAACAGCAGCTGGTGAAGGCCCAGCGCATCTGGATAACCCTGCGCGATGCAGACTGCGAGGCAGTCTATGCCTTCAACGCAGACGGCACCTCGCGCAACCCTGCGAAGATGCAGTGCCTGATCACCCAGACGCGCGACCGTACGCGGCAGCTGCGCGAGTTCTACGAACTGCTTTGACCCGAGCGCGATGCGCTTCCCACCACACTGACATCAAGAGCAAAGAGGCCACCATGGATCTCCGCAAAATCAAGAAGCTGATCGACCTGCTGGAAGAGTCGAACCTGGCTGAAATCGAAATCAAGGAAGGCGAAGAGTCGGTGCGCCTGTCGCGCGCCCCGGTGGCCGGCTATGCCGCCCCGGTCGCCGCCCCGGTGTACGCCGCTCCGGCCGCTCCGGCGCCGCAGGCGATGCCGATGCAGTCGCCGACCGAAGCCTCCACCGGTGGCACCGCCAAGCCGGGCCCGGCGCTGCCGGAAGGCCACGTGCTGCGCTCGCCGATGGTCGGCACCTTCTACGCGTCGTCCGCCCCGGACAAGCCTGCGTTCGTCAGCGTTGGCCAGCAGGTCAAGGAAGGCGAGACCCTGGCCATCATCGAAGCGATGAAGATGTTCAACCCGATCGAAGCCGACAAGTCCGGCACCATCGTCGCCATCCTCGGCGAGAACGGCCAGCCGGTCGAATTCGACCAGCCGCTGTTCGTGATCGGCTGAGGGGCACGCCATGCTCGACAAAGTCGTCATCGCCAACCGAGGGGAAATCGCGCTGCGCATCCTGCGCGCGTGCCACACCCTCGGCATCCGCACGGTGGCCGTGCATTCCACGGTCGACCGCAACCTCAAGCACGTGGCCATGGCCGACGAGTCGGTCTGCATCGGTCCGGCGCCGTCGCCGCAGAGCTACCTCAACATCCCGGCACTGATCGCCGCGGCGGAAGTCACCGACGCCCAGGCCATCCACCCGGGCTACGGCTTCCTGTCGGAGAACGCCGACTTCGCCGAGCGCGTGGAAGAGTCCGGTTTCATCTTCATCGGCCCCAAGGCCGACACCATCCGCATGATGGGTGACAAGGTCGAAGCCATCCGCGCGATGAAGTCCGCCGGCGTGCCGTGCGTGCCCGGCTCGGGCGGCCCGCTGGGCGAAGACATCGTCGCCAACACCAAGATCGCCCGTGAGATCGGCTACCCGGTCATCATCAAGGCGGCCGGTGGTGGCGGTGGCCGCGGCATGCGCGTGGTGCACGCCGAAGCCTCGCTGAAGACCTCGATCGAAACCACCAAGAGCGAGGCCAAGGCCGCGTTCGGCAATGGCGAGGTCTACATGGAGAAGTTCCTGGAGAACCCGCGCCACGTGGAAATCCAGGTACTGGCCGACGGCCAGGGCAACGCCATCCACCTGGGCGAGCGTGACTGCTCGATGCAGCGCCGCCACCAGAAGGTGGTGGAAGAAGCGCCGGCACCGGGCATCACCGCCGAGCAGCGCGAGCAGATCGGCAAGGTCTGCACCGAAGCCTGCGTACGCATCGGCTACCGTGGTGCCGGCACGTTCGAGTTCCTGTACGAGGACGGCCGCTTCTACTTCATCGAAATGAACACCCGCATCCAGGTGGAACATCCGGTCACCGAAATGGTCACCGGCATCGACCTGGTGGCCGAGCAGCTGAAGATCGCCGCCGGCCAGAAGCTGTCGATCAAGCAGAGTGACGTGGTGCTGACCGGCCATGCCATCGAATGCCGCATCAACGCCGAAGATGCGGAGACCTTCGTGCCGAGCCCGGGCACCATCACCGGCTTCCATCCGCCGGGCGGCCCCGGCGTGCGCGTGGACACCCACATCTACAGTGGCTACCGCGTGCCGTCGAACTACGACTCGATGATCGGCAAGCTGATCGTGCACGGCCCGGACCGCGAAACCGCCATTGCCCGCATGCGCGTGGCACTGAGCGAAATGGTGGTCGATGGCATCAAGACCAACGTCGCCCTGCAGCAGCGGATCATGCGCGACAAGGGCTTCCAGGCCGGTGGCCAGAACATCCACTACCTGGAAAAGCGCCTGGCTGAACGCAAGAACAAGCCGATCGCGCTGACCTGATCGGCGCCACGTGCTGGACATGAAAAGGGCGGGGATATCCCCGCCCTTTTCTGTTGCTGCAGCGCCGAGCCCATGCTCGGCTTGCCGGAAAGCTCAGCCGAGCGTGGGCTCGGCGCTACAGCAGGCGCATCAGCGCTTGTCGGCAGCTTCGGCCGGAATCTGCGAGTTCGCCAGCGGACGCACGCCATTGGGCGACGTCGGGTCGACGATCACCATGGTCTCGGTCGAACCATCCGGCCACACCACCTGGAAGGTGCTGCCCGCCGGCAGCGACGCGAACGGCATGCCGCTCTGCGCGCGATAGACCGCGGCCACCTGGCTGGCACCGGCACGGCGCACGTCTTCCTGCGCCTTCACCGTGGTCAGTTCCACCTTCGACAGATGCCGGTAGCGATCTTCATAGGTATCGATCATCAACAGGCCAACCGCGCCGGCCGAGTAGGCCACGAACAGGGCCACCCAGAACCAGAACTTGGCCCCGTGCAGGAATCGGCGGTAGTTCATTGCTCGTTCCTCTTTCCAACCAATCGCTTGATCCATTCCTTCATCTTCCCAGCGCCCTGCCGCGATACCGCAGCGTCATACACGAAATCCCGGAAATCCTGCGTACCATCCTGCGAACAGATCCCTCCGTTCGCACAAAAACTGTTGACCAGCACACTGTCTGCCCCACACGGTAGACCGAGTTCGCAGGCCGCAAGCCGCCATGCAAGTTCACTGAGCTGCTCGCCCGCCACCAGGCCGTTGAGCGCGCGGTCACCCGAGGCGCGCACGCCCATGCCCGGTGCGATCGCCATGAAGGCCTCCGGGTCGCGCGAGGTGCGCACCCGTTCAACCAGGTCACGGCGGTACTCGGGGCTGTCCTGCAGCGGTTCGCCCTCGGCGAACAACGCAGCCTCAGCAGCCAGATTGCCTTGTGCGGCCGCCTTGCGACGTTCGGACAGCACCAAGGCCGTGCCCAGCTTGTCGCCCGGCACGAAACCACCACAACGCTGCGCGACGCGTTCGCGCGCCTGCACCATCGCCGGTGCGGCGGTCAGGCCCAGCCCGGCCAGCACGTTGTTGTCCAAGCGGTAGCCACCCGGATCGACCGCGTACTGCGCGCAGTAGTCATAGACACGGCTGAGCATCCAGCGCGCCTCGTGGTTGCCTTCGTCCGCCTGGGCACGCAACCGCTGAGCATAGGCATACAGGTCGGTGGCGTCTTCGATATCGGCGCGGAGATCCAGGGGCAGCCCGGACGGCAATGCGTTGCCACGCTCGAAGGGTGCCAGGCGGCGCGCGAGCGCCTCCGGCATCACCGGCAGTGGCGCCGCACTGTCAGCGGCCGCGACCGCACCTGCCAGATCCGCCGACGCTACCGAAGACGTCGCAGCATGGCCGCTGGCCCGATAACCGGCCACGCCCAGCACGGCCACAGCCGGCAGTACGAGCAACCAGGTTTTCAGGGTCGGAGCGAAGGCCATCGGCGGCGGTAGGCGATGCGGCGCATAGGAAAGCACGAAGTTTAGCAAGGCCCGACGGGCCTGTCTGAACGGGCTTCGTTCATCTCGGAGCGGCATCTCAGGCAATACGGAGACGCCCCGATGGTCTAGCATGGCCCCCTTTCCCGCGATTGCCCCCACCACCATGCCGTTCCTGGAACTGACCCTGCGCTGCACCGAAGCCACCCAGCCCCGCTATGAAAATGCGCTGGAGGACGTTGGTGCACTGGCCGTGACCCTGCTCGATGCCGAGGCCGATACCAGCAACGAACAGGCCATTCTCGAACCGGGCGTGGGCGAGACCCCGCTGTGGGACACGCTGGTGCTGAGCGCGCTGTTCCCCGCCGACAGCAACGCGCTGTTGCTGCTGGCCGCACTGGAATCCTTCGATCCGGAGCTGGACTGGAGCAGCGGCAGCTTCCGCGCGGTCGAGGATGAAGACTGGGAACGTGCCTGGCTCGACCAGTTCCAGCCGATGGACTTCGGCAGCCGTACCTGGATCGTGCCGTGGAACCATGAACTGCCCGATGCCGCACAGGCCGCCGATGCCGCCGTGGTGCGGTTGGACCCGGGCCTGGCGTTCGGTTCGGGCACCCACCCGACCACCGCACTGTGCCTGCGCTGGCTGGACCAGTTGGCGGTCGATGGCCTGCTGCAGGGCCAACGCGTGCTCGACTTCGGTTGCGGCTCGGGCATCCTCGCACTGGCCGCGCTGAAGCTGGGCGCCGCCGAAGCCATCGGCGTGGACAACGATCCGCAGGCCCTGGTCGCCACCGCCGACAATGCCGAGCGCAACGGCGAGCAGGCCCGCATGCATGTGTACCTGCCGCAGGACGAACCGGTCGCGACCTATCCGATCGTGGTCGCCAACATCCTCGCCTCGGCGCTGGATGCGCTGGCCGAACTGCTGGCTGCGCGCGTTGCTGCCGGTGGCCGCATCGCCCTGTCCGGCATCCTGCATGGCCAGGAAGGCGAACTGCTGCAGCGCTACGCAGCATGGTTCGACGATCTGCAGGCCACCCAGGATGGCGACTGGATGCGCATCACCGGCGTGCGCCGCGCCTGATCGTGGTTGAATGACCGCTGGATCCGAGCCCGCGCCCTGAGCATGTCCGAGCCGAACCCACCGCGCCGTCCCCTGGCCACCTTCCTGCGCACGACGCCGGAGGGTGAGCCTGCGCCTGCGACCGATGCGCGCATGCAGGACGAAGCCGGGCACGCAACGCCCGTGGAGCAGATGCAGGCCGAGCCCATCGACCTGGCACGCCCACCGGCGACAGAGATGCGACACGACGATGACGTTGTCATCGTTGATGAAGCAGCGGCCATCGAGCCGGCGCCGGTCGCGGTGCAGGCAACGGCGGTCGCCAGTGATGCCCCCAGCTTCCTCGGCAGCGCGCGCACGCGCACGCTGCCAACACCCCGCTGGCACTGGCTGCTGGTCGCCGGGCTGGCATTGCTGCTGGTACTGCAGAGCGTGCTGGCCGACCGCGCGCGGCTGGCCGCCGACGCCGGCAACCGCGCATGGCTGGGCACGCTGTGCGGCGTGCTGCGCTGCAGCCTGCCTGCCTGGCACGAGCCCACTGCGTTCACCATGACCAGCCGCGAGATCCGCCCCCTGCCGGGCCAGGCCGGTGTGCTGCAGGTGCAGGCCAGCATCCGCAATGATGCGCGCTGGGCACAGGCGTGGCCGGACCTGCGGTTGTCATTGTCCGATGCCGATGGCCGGGTGATCGGCAGCGGCGTGTTCACGCCCGCGCAGTACCTGGGCGAGAACCCCGGTGCAGCCCTGCTGGAACCGGGCCAGAGCGCGCGCGTCGCCTTCCGGTTGCAGGAGCCCGCTGCGTCCACCGTCGCATTCACCTTCGACTTCCTCTGACCGGGGAGAGGCGACCAGCCGTGGCAGGCCGGGCACGCTCGCGCTAGACTGGCCGCCACCACCTCGTCCGGCCGCGCGCTCCGCGCGCACGGGCCAACCGAATCGGGAACCCCCTTGAACGCTGTCCTTTCTCGTCCTGACAACAGTCGTGGCGCTCCCCGGCCACCGCTGCGTGAACATGTCGCCCAATCCGTGCGCCGTTACCTGCGTGACCTCGATGGCTGCGACGCGGACGATGTCTACGAGATCGTGCTGCGCGAGATGGAGATTCCGCTGTTCGTGGAAGTGCTCAACCACTGCGAAGGCAACCAGAGCCGCGCCGCCGCGATGCTGGGCATCCACCGTGCCACCCTGCGCAAGAAGCTGAAGGAATACGGCATCAGCGCGTAAACGCGCGCAGGTAGTGCCGGCCGCTGGCCGGCAACCCCACGAACGATGGCAGGATGTTGCAGTTGCCGGCCAGCGGCCGGCACTACCGGTAGATCCACGCCATGCGTGGATGGAAGCCCGGCAGAATCAACCGCCGCCGCCCGCCTTCCAGTAATACCGCACCACGTGGAAGAACACCGGCGCGGCGAAGCACACCGAGTCCAGCCGGTCGAGCATGCCGCCATGGCCCTCGATCATGTGGCCCCAGTCCTTGATGCCACGATCGCGCTTGATCGCCGACATCACCAGGCCGCCCCAGAACCCCATCAGGTTGATCAGCAGCGACAGGCCGAACGCCTGCAGCGGCGTGAATGGGGTGATCCACCACAGCGCCGCGCCCAGCGCGCTGGCACTCAGCACGCCGCCCACGAAGCCCTCCACCGTCTTCGACGGCGACAGCTTCGGCGCAATCAGATGCCTGCCGAGCAGCTTGCCCCAGATGTACTGCAGCACGTCCGAAGACTGCACCACGATCACCAGGAAGGCGAACAGCAGCACGTTGCGCGACGGGTCATGGCCGGGCACGTGCAGGTTCAGCAGCAGCGGCACATGCGAGATGCAGAACACGCAGATCATCAACCCCCACTGCACCTTCGCGGTCCGCTCCAGGTAGTGCGTGGTATCACCGCCAATGGTCGACAGGATCGGCAGGAACAGGAACGCATAGACCGGAATCAGCAGCGTGTACATGCCGTACCAGTCGATCCAGACCAGGTAGTACTGCCACGGCAGCACGATGTAGAACGCGGCCAGCAGCGCGTAGTAGTCGCCCGAGCGGGTCGGCGCCAGGGTGATGAACTCGCGCAGTGCGAACAGCGAGATGATCGCGAACAGCACGATCACCCCGGCACGACCGAAGAACAGCGCCAGCCCGACCACGATCGCCATCACCCACCACGCGCGGATGCGCGAGACCAGGTTGGCGATCACCGCGCTGGGCTGCCCACGCTGGCGCCAGCGCAATGTCTCGGCCACCAGCGTGGCCAGCACCAGCACCGCACCCACGCCAGCAAACAGCAGGCCGGTCTGCTGGCCGACACTCTGCGTGGCCAGGTCGCCGGACACATCGATCAGGAAGCTCATGCCCTGCCCCCGTTCGGCGCCAGGTCCAGCAGCGCCTGCCGGCTGCGGGCCAGGAAGGCGGCCTTGTCCTCGTCGGCCTGCAGCCGCAGCGGCGTACCGAAGGTGGCCGTGCACAGCAGCGGCAGCGGCAGGAACCGGCCCTTGGGCATCACCCGCTTCAGGTTGTCGATCCACACCGGTACGAATTCCAGCTCCGGGCGTTGCCGTGCCAGGTGATAGATGCCGCTCTTGAACGGCAGCAGCGGCTCTTCGCCCACGTTGCGGGTACCTTCCGGAAACAGAATCAGCGAGCAGTCTTCGTCCACCGCGTCACGCAGGGCCTGCAGTGGATCCTGCTGGCGATGGCCGGCCTCGCGCTCGACCAGCACGCCGTTGAATACCGCATCGATCAGGTAGCGACGCAGGCCATCGCGCTGCCAGTATTCGGCCGCGGCCACCGGGCGCACCTGGCGCCGCAGTGCCGGTGGCATCGACGACCAGATCAGCACGAAGTCACCATGGCTGGCGTGGTTGCCGTAATACACGCGCCGTTCGCTGGACGGCGCACAGCCGATCCACAGCGCGCGGGCGCCGGTCACTACATGGATCGCGCCACTGCAGGCGCGCGCAATCAATTCAGCGAACATCGGTCCCTCCCGTTCACGTCTGCGGCCACAACACGGCCAGCACCAGCAGTGCGAACTGCACTGCGGCCAGCAGGTACTGGCGCAGCAGCAGGCGACGCATGCCGGCCCAGCGCGCATCCCAGCCGCGCAGCGGCGCGTCGGGCTGCATGCGGCGCAGGCCACTGGCGTGCAGCAGCTGGTCGGTGCGGCGCGCGGCGGCTTCGCCGTCCAGGCCTTCATCGCGCAGCAGCTGCAGCAGGCTGGCATCCAGCGCCACCCGCCACGCGTGGTAGATCTGTGCGATGCCCGCGGCAACACTGAGCAGCAACACGCCGGCGGCAATCATCGCCAGGCCAGGTTCGGTGCCGAGCAGCAGCAGCGCCACCAGCAGCAGGCCCAGCGACAGGCCCGCCGGCCAACGGCCCTGCCGCAGCAGCAGCTGCATGGTCGCCAGATCGGGATCTGTACTCACGTGCGTACTCCCGCTGCAGCAGTGATGGCATGCAGATGCGCCGCGCCCAGCACGACGCCCGGACGTGCCGTGCGCACGATCGCCACCGCGGCATCGGTATCGGTGGCACGACCACTGCGCAACAGCCAGGCCGCCACACTGGCAGCACTGCGCGAATAGCCCAGTGCACAGCACACCAGCAACGGTCCATGCGCACGCAGCCGCTCGATGACCTCGGCCGCCTCGCGCAACTGGTGCGGCGTGGGCACCACCAGGTCCAGCATCGGCACGCTGGCATACGCCGCGCCCGGTGCACGACAGGACAGTTCGGCACAGGCATCGACCACGCCGACCAAGGGTGCCGGCAATGCAGCGCAGGGAACACGCCCCAGCCATACACCGTCCATCACCGGCACCGGCTGCGGCGCGCGGCGCGTCCACAGCCGCGAATTGATCCAGGCCGCACCCAGGTACGGCGCCAGCAACCAGCGTGCCGCCATGGTCAGGCGACCATCGGCACGCTTCTGGAACACCGCCGTACCGAGCCCCGCATACGCCAACGCCACCAGCAGCAGCGATACCACCGGCCACAGCAGCCACAACGCCGCGCCACGCAGAAGCACCACCGGCACCAGCAATGCAGCGGCCACCAGCAGGTACAGCGCTGCCAGGCGCCAACGTCTGGCGTCACGCGCGGTGCGCCAGGCACGCAAGGGTGGCGTGCCCTGCTCCGGCCACAGCCAGACGCACAGCCAACCGGCCAGCAGGCCGGTCGGGATATCGATGAAATGATGCTGGAATGTGGTCAGCACCGAGACGCCGATCAGCAGCGCCCACACATGCAGTACCCAACGCCACACCCCATGCAGGTACTGCGCGAATTTCACCCACAGCACGATCAGCAACACGATGTGCAGTGATGGCGCCTGGTTGAACGGCTTGTCGAAGCCCAGCAGCACATCGAACAACCAACCGAACACACCGCCGATCTCCGGCCGCTCGAAACTGAAGCGCAGTGGCCACAGCAGGAAGCAGGTCACCGCGATCAACTGTGCACTGAACAACCGCAACGCATGCCGGTCCAGCTCCAACCGTTGCCGGCACAGGAAGAAGGAAACCGCATAGAACAGATCGATCGACCAGTACGGCACGATCGTCCACGGTACGAACGGAATCTGCGTTTCCCATCCGAACGCCATCACCGGCAGTTCGGCATGGCGGCCGGCCATCCAGTTGGCGAAGCCATAGCTGGCGAAGAAGAATGGGCCCAGCAGGGCCAGCCACAACAGGGCGCGCCGCCAGGGGCGCCCCTCTGCGGCCAGCGGGGCTGCGGCGAGCGTCGCCATCACGCGGTCCGGCGCGCCAGCGACACCGTGAAGATGCCGAAGTCGTCGATACGCTGCGCCACCTTCTCGAACCCGGCCAGGCGCACCAGCTCGTCCATTTCCTGCTGGGTACGGCGGCGCATCACCCACGCGGCGCCGCCGCGGTGGCTGGTCAGTGCGCGTGCGATGAACTCCAGCTGCGGGTGCCACGGCTGGCCGGTGTAGGCCAGGTAGCCACCGACCGGCACCGTTGCAGCAATCCCCTGCAGCGATCGCAGCACCGCATCGTTGTCGGGGAACAGTTCGTACAGGCCCGATACCACGGCCAGCGTCGGTGCTGGATCGACCTTGGCCAGCTGTGCCGGGTCGAACGCATCACCCTGCTCGAAGCGCGCGATGTCGGCCGCCCCCAGGCGCTCGATCAAGGCCTGACCCTGGGTGACGTTCAGATCACTGAAGTCGCGCAGCACGATGCGCTCGGCGCGCTGTTCGCCCTGGCCCAGCGCTTCCAGCACGTAGCGGCCATGGCCGGCGGCCACGTCCAGCACGCGCACCGGCGTGCCCTGCCCGCGCAGGCGCTGGGCAGCGTCGCGCAGCAGTTCCTGCAGGTGCTGGCCGCGAATGCGGATGCCGCGCCAGCCGATCGCATCCAGATAGTTGCGATCGACCATGCGCCCCAACGGGCCCTTGCCGCGCGCCTCATCGCGATAGATGTAGTCGAGCGTGCTGCCCGAATCGAATCCGGTCTGCAGACCCAGCGCGATGCCTTCGGACAACGTTCCGCCGAAGCGCAGGCCGCCACGTACCACGCGCCAGCGCAGGTCGGCCAGGCTGTTGCGTTCCGGTGGCCAGGCCAGGATCTCCGATTCTTCGAAAGTCGGCCCATGGCGGTGCGCATCGCGCCGCGACAGTTCGCGCAGCGGCTCGGCGAAACGTGCCTGGATGAAACTGCGGATACGCGCCAGCGCCGGCGCCCGATCGCGCTCGCCCAGCGTGTCGTGGAAGAAGCCCGGCAGATGCACGCGCTCCTTGATCGGGCTGGACAGGCGCTCGTAGAAGCGGTCCTGCGGGCCACGGTGCACCACGAAATCCGAGCCGGACACCAGCAGCTGCACCGGCACGCTGATCGCCTGCGCATCGGCGACGATGCGGTCGGCCGCTTCGTACAGGCCCAGCAACACGCGCACCGAGATCGGCCGGGTGATCAGCGGATCGGTGCGGTAGCTTTCCACCCGCGCCGGATCGTGGGTCAGCCACTGCGGCTTGACGTAGCTGTTGACGAAGAAATTGCCGCGCAGCTTCTGCATCAAGGCCAGGCCCGGGCGTGCGAACGGCACGTACAGCTTCACCTTGAACGCCGGCGAAGCCATCACCAGCGCGCGCAGGCGCGGCGCGTAGTCGTGCACCCAGGTGGCGGCGACCACCGCCCCCACGCTCTGCGCGATCACCACGATGTCTTCCACCGCGATGCCATGCTCGGCGCCGATGTGGGCGATGAAGCTGTCCAGATCACGCACCAGCGCCGGGAAGCCCGGGGCATCGCCACGTGCGCCGGGCGAACGGCCATTACCGCGTGCATCCCAGGCGAAGAAGGCGGTGTCGGGCAGGTCCAGCTCATCGACCAGGTGGGTGACCCGGCCAGAATGTTCATGGCCGCGATGCAGCAGCA includes the following:
- a CDS encoding isocitrate lyase/phosphoenolpyruvate mutase family protein; this encodes MTSPDADTQRKRAAFRQLHAAGCFVLPNPWDVGSARYLQRQGFQALATTSAGCAWSEGRPDGAVSLQATLEHLRLMAAATPLPLNADFGDGFGDTPQKVQEAVAAAIDTGIAALSIEDASGVADAPLRPIDQAVERLRAARAAIDRAGGDVLLVGRAENFFVGVPDLADTLQRLRAYAEAGADVLYAPGISTREQISAVIAAVGSKPVNLLVGGPTPLSLQDIAALGVRRVSLGGALARAAWGGLMQATQPIVQDGRFDGLQQAASGAALNALFR
- a CDS encoding DOPA 4,5-dioxygenase family protein, with amino-acid sequence MHPDPLTLIDAGDDDAHWADLLSPTRRRLIASAGLAAGGLASASTAAAAPRGESTVNTTEPGRPGFRAIVPPPVKGSSPWGQVTASEPTPRPASVRPGEATLPATPRAYTDIKSYHAHIYFDEDSFEKAALLRRWAAERFPVELGNWNLEPRGPHVTPSFYFGFTNDLLPVLVPWLQLNSLGLTILIHPNTGDGRADHLYYALWVNRAQPVNAYNWPAPKPGEREPLEEVFPNVVPTVPLET
- the aroQ gene encoding type II 3-dehydroquinate dehydratase codes for the protein MAKLLVLHGPNLNLLGTREPEVYGHTTLADIDQALAAQASAAGHAVESLQSNAEHVLVDRVQAARDDGTAFILINPAAFTHTSVALRDALAAVAVPFIEIHLSNPHTREPFRQHSYFSDKAVGVVCGFGADSYRYAMDAALLRVQAARA
- a CDS encoding lysozyme inhibitor LprI family protein translates to MKMLPRVLACIVLWAGVCGASIAAERAAAGIDCAQATGGYERDMCDSDRLDDADSALNAVYVQARGELKAQAADGSCSRCAAAEQQLVKAQRIWITLRDADCEAVYAFNADGTSRNPAKMQCLITQTRDRTRQLREFYELL
- the accB gene encoding acetyl-CoA carboxylase biotin carboxyl carrier protein, whose amino-acid sequence is MDLRKIKKLIDLLEESNLAEIEIKEGEESVRLSRAPVAGYAAPVAAPVYAAPAAPAPQAMPMQSPTEASTGGTAKPGPALPEGHVLRSPMVGTFYASSAPDKPAFVSVGQQVKEGETLAIIEAMKMFNPIEADKSGTIVAILGENGQPVEFDQPLFVIG
- the accC gene encoding acetyl-CoA carboxylase biotin carboxylase subunit gives rise to the protein MLDKVVIANRGEIALRILRACHTLGIRTVAVHSTVDRNLKHVAMADESVCIGPAPSPQSYLNIPALIAAAEVTDAQAIHPGYGFLSENADFAERVEESGFIFIGPKADTIRMMGDKVEAIRAMKSAGVPCVPGSGGPLGEDIVANTKIAREIGYPVIIKAAGGGGGRGMRVVHAEASLKTSIETTKSEAKAAFGNGEVYMEKFLENPRHVEIQVLADGQGNAIHLGERDCSMQRRHQKVVEEAPAPGITAEQREQIGKVCTEACVRIGYRGAGTFEFLYEDGRFYFIEMNTRIQVEHPVTEMVTGIDLVAEQLKIAAGQKLSIKQSDVVLTGHAIECRINAEDAETFVPSPGTITGFHPPGGPGVRVDTHIYSGYRVPSNYDSMIGKLIVHGPDRETAIARMRVALSEMVVDGIKTNVALQQRIMRDKGFQAGGQNIHYLEKRLAERKNKPIALT
- the prmA gene encoding 50S ribosomal protein L11 methyltransferase, with translation MPFLELTLRCTEATQPRYENALEDVGALAVTLLDAEADTSNEQAILEPGVGETPLWDTLVLSALFPADSNALLLLAALESFDPELDWSSGSFRAVEDEDWERAWLDQFQPMDFGSRTWIVPWNHELPDAAQAADAAVVRLDPGLAFGSGTHPTTALCLRWLDQLAVDGLLQGQRVLDFGCGSGILALAALKLGAAEAIGVDNDPQALVATADNAERNGEQARMHVYLPQDEPVATYPIVVANILASALDALAELLAARVAAGGRIALSGILHGQEGELLQRYAAWFDDLQATQDGDWMRITGVRRA
- a CDS encoding DUF3426 domain-containing protein, yielding MSEPNPPRRPLATFLRTTPEGEPAPATDARMQDEAGHATPVEQMQAEPIDLARPPATEMRHDDDVVIVDEAAAIEPAPVAVQATAVASDAPSFLGSARTRTLPTPRWHWLLVAGLALLLVLQSVLADRARLAADAGNRAWLGTLCGVLRCSLPAWHEPTAFTMTSREIRPLPGQAGVLQVQASIRNDARWAQAWPDLRLSLSDADGRVIGSGVFTPAQYLGENPGAALLEPGQSARVAFRLQEPAASTVAFTFDFL